In Torulaspora globosa chromosome 1, complete sequence, a genomic segment contains:
- the ICE2 gene encoding Ice2p (ancestral locus Anc_2.293), which translates to MTSISKSFLQGTRMALAGFYLLSVLVTIPISFKVGGLYCGLSFTVTLFNLYLITTTLSMIARSYGGRFYIICTTFIYYLQHFIIASLLYLFLSGFSNEELTKVLEDGSQPEQSLVDVLRNSVFSTHSSWMLYYYYYRYIVQPWQFVLTHSTAFFALSEGFFTVLGIQAIGETNRWLLYEINSNTWIITSLLTSGGIITASLYYLYRIYVTPIWNLSVQTASLLGFTLSLVCGLGLYGIVSKSGSVIESSLFFAYIVRCIYEISPKLATTATDEILEMIKITWQKHQKNLSTTNNLLSYYHDVVLKNAEMVWESIVSKTKNTEASAFNGAQHLGKLWYLFKPIWKLFRDFAMSVPSSIGGIFQITLKLGSESVSPAIVINLCFRVLVFYSATRIIPALQRKDHRELRKSRRIMSILYWYSPCILIAMYTHLILQYSGALNSNMCLWGCNERWFGDQPKIEIDTWVFWNWCNIFWTIIIYGSELISGKR; encoded by the coding sequence ATGACATCTATATCGAAGAGTTTCTTGCAGGGAACTCGAATGGCTCTAGCCGGATTCTACCTGCTCTCTGTACTGGTTACCATTCCgatatctttcaaagttggAGGTTTATATTGTGGGTTGTCCTTCACGGTCACACTGTTTAATCTGTACCTGATAACGACCACACTATCGATGATTGCCAGAAGCTATGGGGGCCGGTTTTACATTATTTGCACGACGTTCATATATTACCTGCAGCATTTCATCATTGCATCGTTACTGTATCTGTTTTTATCCGGGTTTTCGAACGAAGAACTGACTAAAGTGTTAGAAGACGGGTCTCAGCCCGAGCAGTCGCTTGTGGATGTGCTAAGAAACAGTGTGTTTTCTACTCATTCGAGCTGGATGCTCTACTACTACTACTATCGGTATATCGTCCAGCCATGGCAGTTCGTGCTGACACATTCTACCGCTTTCTTTGCGCTCTCCGAGGGCTTCTTCACAGTGTTGGGGATTCAGGCGATCGGGGAAACCAATAGATGGCTATTGTATGAGATAAATTCGAATACCTGGATTATCACTTCGTTGTTGACATCTGGCGGGATTATCACTGCTTCTCTTTATTACTTATATCGAATTTACGTGACCCCGATTTGGAATTTGTCGGTGCAAACAGCTTCCTTGCTTGGGTTTACTTTGTCACTGGTATGCGGCTTAGGGCTGTATGGGATTGTAAGCAAGAGCGGTTCTGTGATTGAAAGTTCCTTGTTTTTTGCTTACATTGTTCGTTGTATTTATGAAATTTCACCCAAGTTGGCCACGACCGCCACTGATGAGATTCTGGAGATGATTAAAATTACCTGGCAAAAACATCAGAAAAATCTATCCACCACAAATAACCTTCTGTCGTATTATCATGATgtggttttgaagaatgccGAGATGGTTTGGGAGTCGATTGTTTCGAAAACCAAGAACACTGAGGCTTCTGCTTTTAATGGTGCCCAGCATTTGGGTAAACTGTGGTATCTTTTTAAGCCCATCTGGAAGCTTTTCAGAGATTTTGCCATGTCCGTACCGTCTTCGATCGGCGGCATCTTCCAAATCACACTTAAACTGGGCTCCGAATCAGTTTCACCAGCTATAGTTATCAATCTATGCTTCAGAGTGCTGGTCTTCTACTCAGCAACAAGGATTATCCCCGCGTTACAAAGAAAAGACCACAGAGAACTGCGCAAGAGTCGCCGAATAATGAGCATATTGTACTGGTACAGTCCCTGCATATTGATCGCCATGTACACTCATCTCATACTGCAGTATTCTGGCGCCTTGAACAGCAATATGTGTCTGTGGGGTTGCAATGAACGATGGTTTGGAGATCAGCCCAAGATAGAGATAGACACATGGGTCTTCTGGAATTGGTGCAACATCTTCTGGACCATAATTATCTACGGAAGTGAACTAATCAGCGGCAAGAGATGA
- the KSH1 gene encoding Ksh1p (ancestral locus Anc_2.291): MSALFNFKSLLQVILLLICSCTYIHAQWPSLLDRYKDHSAFGAFWKMARVGERASPYVSLACILMAISQLNN; the protein is encoded by the coding sequence ATGTCCGCTTTGTTCAACTTCAAATCGCTGCTGCAGGTTATTTTGCTGCTGATATGCTCCTGTACCTATATCCACGCGCAGTGGCCGTCTCTACTGGATCGTTACAAGGATCACAGCGCTTTTGGCGCCTTCTGGAAGATGGCAAGAGTGGGCGAGAGGGCTAGTCCGTATGTTAGTCTGGCATGTATTTTGATGGCTATCAGCCAGTTGAACAATTGA
- the UTP25 gene encoding rRNA-binding ribosome biosynthesis protein UTP25 (ancestral locus Anc_2.292) — MVGSEREGERTRKNGFSKRGRKDLRSIRRAQRNEPRNGSNGSEEAIEAVHSPQEVQTGAPKHLSDVDEEADDEMSKRRKVYGALLTILKSEHPSTERESRREKVNAVAVAESEEEENQENEVEQLEEQLLNVEADPSDDELDGPVDDSEDEHDPFESHFNQVPEKLIDEMDAAFKQKTVSYKSAKIPIGDNRTWIYSKPVLPDRKDEKLEKPTGHGSLHQYAIKQRLKIQNDLDTAELTALQKILVDPMFQYNDLLYEYESYEKDEEDYRDLYALHVLNHVYKTRDRILKNNQRISENADAEYSDQGFTRPKVLIVVPTRDSAYQVVSKIVAKSGVDQVDKKSKFQDQFFEDSVPPASKPKSFQHIFKGNTNDFFVLGMKFTRKAIKLYSNFYQSDIIICSPLGIHLILENTDKKKRQDDFLSSVEITIIDQLHSIEYQNISHVLTIFDHLNKIPREQHDTDFGRVRLWYINEQAKLFRQTMIFTKYVSPTANALINNRCQNISGRWKNHRMIEPTGSSIGKLGLKVRQIFQRIDMGSASVIEEPDLRFKFFTSVIIPSIVKSTGYEDGILIYIPDYADFLRVRNHLKEKTTVLFGDINEYSDQRQLNSNRALFQQGRVKVLLYTERLHHFRRYEIKGAKSIVFYQPPGNSEFYGEVVRFLAKSALLGTADLNISTVRTIYSKLDGLRLERIVGTKRAAVLTRGQNEVYEFK, encoded by the coding sequence ATGGTGGGTTCTGAACGGGAAGGCGAAAGAACGAGGAAAAACGGGTTCTCCAAGCGTGGTAGGAAAGATCTGAGATCTATCAGAAGGGCCCAGAGAAATGAGCCTAGAAACGGCTCAAATGGTTCCGAAGAGGCCATTGAAGCCGTCCATTCGCCTCAGGAAGTTCAAACTGGTGCGCCCAAGCATTTGTCTgatgttgatgaagaggctGATGACGAAATgagcaagagaaggaaagtTTATGGAGCCCTTCTGACCATTCTAAAGTCAGAGCACCCTTCTACCGAGAGGGAAAGTAGGAGGGAAAAGGTTAATGCTGTAGCGGTGGCCGAAAgtgaggaggaggaaaacCAAGAGAATGAGGTGGAGCAACTGGAGGAACAGCTGCTGAACGTGGAGGCAGACCCATCTGATGATGAATTGGATGGGCCTGTCGATGACAGCGAAGACGAGCATGACCCTTTCGAATCGCATTTCAACCAAGTACCGGAAAAATTGATAGATGAGATGGACGCCGCCTTCAAGCAGAAGACAGTAAGTTACAAATCTGCCAAGATTCCGATCGGTGACAACCGAACATGGATATACTCCAAGCCGGTGCTGCCAGACCGCAAGGAcgaaaagctggaaaaacCAACGGGCCATGGCTCCTTGCACCAATATGCTATCAaacaaagattgaaaatTCAGAACGATTTGGATACAGCAGAACTTACAGCGCTACAAAAGATACTTGTGGATCCAATGTTCCAGTACAATGACCTACTCTATGAGTACGAATCGTACGAGaaagacgaggaagattaTAGGGACTTGTACGCCTTACATGTGCTGAACCACGTTTATAAAACAAGAGAcagaatcttgaaaaataACCAACGGATAAGTGAAAACGCAGACGCAGAGTATTCGGACCAAGGTTTCACGAGACCAAAAGTTCTTATTGTCGTGCCAACAAGAGACTCAGCTTACCAGGTTGTCAGCAAGATCGTGGCAAAATCGGGTGTGGACCAAGTTGACAAGAAGAGCAAGTTTCAGGATCAGTTTTTCGAAGACTCCGTGCCGCCAGCATCGAAACCAAAGTCTTTCCAACATATATTCAAAGGTAACACCAACGATTTTTTCGTTCTCGGGATGAAATTTACGAGAAAGGCCATCAAGCTCTACAGCAACTTCTACCAGTCAGATATCATCATATGCTCTCCACTTGGAATTCACCTGATATTGGAGAATACcgataagaagaagagacagGACGATTTTCTCTCATCCGTGGAAATAACCATTATTGACCAACTGCATTCGATAGAATATCAGAACATATCGCACGTTTTGACCATATTCGATcatttgaacaagattCCGCGAGAACAGCATGACACTGATTTCGGCAGAGTGAGACTGTGGTATATCAACGAGCAGGCCAAGTTGTTCAGGCAAACGATGATTTTCACCAAATACGTTTCTCCCACAGCCAACGCTTTGATCAACAACAGGTGTCAGAATATATCGGGAAGATGGAAGAACCATCGTATGATCGAACCAACCGGCTCAAGCATAGGTAAATTGGGATTGAAAGTGAGACAAATATTTCAGAGAATTGACATGGGTTCCGCTTCCGTTATAGAGGAGCCTGATCTCCGGTTCAAGTTCTTTACCAGTGTTATCATTCCCTCGATCGTGAAGTCCACAGGTTACGAAGACGGGATCCTCATCTACATCCCCGACTACGCAGACTTCCTCAGAGTGCGCAACcatctgaaggagaagacGACGGTATTGTTTGGAGACATCAATGAATATTCGGATCAAAGACAACTGAACAGCAATAGAGCGTTGTTCCAACAGGGCCGCGTGAAGGTTCTGCTATACACCGAGAGACTGCATCACTTTAGGCGCTACGAGATCAAGGGGGCGAAAAGCATAGTCTTCTACCAGCCGCCTGGCAACTCCGAGTTTTATGGCGAGGTTGTAAGGTTTCTGGCTAAGAGTGCACTGCTAGGTACGGCGGATTTGAACATCTCCACCGTTAGAACAATATACAGCAAACTGGACGGACTGCGTCTCGAGCGGATTGTAGGCACCAAGAGGGCTGCGGTACTCACCAGGGGCCAAAACGAAGTATATGAGTTCAAATAG
- the RCM1 gene encoding rRNA (cytosine-C5-)-methyltransferase RCM1 (ancestral locus Anc_2.286) produces MNFYRDATWVLEYVEEEDKKDRLSGSMQTLVLKSCQRFKLKSDPKHLYAVLDSCWRYKPYLETIMRKSEIYRDIPKKKGKPLYSKLTLLLLCHDLLVSKQKRIQMGKLPIKEFVLKHKARLNSELVKLKLKLGVKDLSELVDKDEIGNDVTPVRWIRINPLRCADYDTTNVLVELKRKFPNRADHWADIQPGSLYHDEFIPNLFGVHPRDKITSHELYRQGKIIIQDRASCFPAHILNPGKDDVVIDACAAPGNKTTHIAAHLQPRAGNDQSPRIYAFEKEPARAKVLKKMINVAGCSSFIEINVGDFTKLAIPEKFKDVTGLVVDPSCSGSGIFGRKSVDSHNVAKKKADGELQVPEEEEKMVEDDVKDRLNKLASFQFQVVKHAMSLPKARKIVYSTCSVHAEENEQVVIDLLLDKKVQQWGWRVAPRDKVIPTWPRRGIVEEFEQVFRDDSEKCQRLAEGCIRALPRKDGGIGFFAVCFER; encoded by the coding sequence ATGAACTTCTATAGGGATGCTACCTGGGTGCTTGAATatgtggaagaagaggataaaAAAGACAGGCTCTCAGGGTCGATGCAAACGCtggttttgaagagctgtCAGAGATTCAAGCTGAAGAGCGATCCGAAGCATTTGTATGCTGTGCTGGACTCATGCTGGAGATATAAACCATATTTGGAAACTATTATGCGAAAGTCGGAGATTTACAGAGATAtaccgaagaagaaaggcaaACCGTTGTACTCCAAGCTGACATTGTTACTTCTATGCCACGATTTGCTGGTTTCgaagcagaaaaggatACAGATGGGGAAGTTACCGATAAAGGAGTTTGTCCTGAAGCATAAAGCTAGGTTGAATAGCGAGTTGGTGAagttgaaattgaagttaGGTGTTAAAGATTTATCTGAGCTTGTTGATAAGGATGAGATCGGCAACGATGTGACGCCCGTTAGGTGGATCCGGATAAATCCACTGCGATGTGCCGACTATGACACCACTAACGTCTTGGTGGAGTTGAAGAGGAAGTTCCCGAATCGGGCAGATCATTGGGCGGATATTCAACCGGGATCGCTCTACCACGATGAGTTTATTCCAAACCTGTTCGGAGTGCATCCGAGGGACAAGATCACATCGCATGAACTCTATCGTCAGGGAAAAATTATCATCCAGGACCGTGCCTCTTGCTTTCCGGCTCATATATTGAATCCGGGAAAGGATGATGTGGTTATTGACGCCTGCGCTGCTCCGGGCAATAAGACTACTCACATTGCGGCTCATTTGCAGCCCAGAGCAGGTAACGACCAGTCGCCAAGGATATATGCCTTCGAGAAGGAACCTGCACGGGCAAAGGtgctcaagaagatgattAACGTGGCCggctgcagcagctttaTCGAAATTAATGTTGGCGACTTCACCAAACTTGCGATTCcggagaagttcaaagatGTTACAGGTCTGGTTGTGGATCCCAGTTGTTCAGGTAGCGGAATATTCGGTCGTAAGTCGGTTGATAGCCATAATGTGGCtaagaagaaagcagatgGCGAGCTTCAGGTGCccgaggaagaggaaaagatggtCGAAGATGATGTCAAGGACCGTCTTAACAAGCTAGCGTCGTTCCAGTTCCAAGTTGTGAAGCATGCTATGAGCTTACCTAAGGCTCGCAAGATCGTTTATAGCACATGCTCTGTGCATGCAGAGGAGAACGAACAGGTGGTTATCGACTTACTTCTCGACAAAAAGGTGCAACAGTGGGGTTGGAGAGTCGCTCCGAGGGACAAGGTGATCCCGACCTGGCCAAGACGAGGTATAGTCGAGGAATTTGAGCAGGTATTTAGAGATGATAGCGAAAAATGTCAGCGGTTAGCGGAAGGCTGCATCAGGGCTTTGCCACGCAAGGATGGAGGTATAGGTTTCTTTGCCGTCTGTTTCGAGAGATAG
- the RSM25 gene encoding mitochondrial 37S ribosomal protein mS23 (ancestral locus Anc_2.290), with protein sequence MKIQTNAVNVLERTSAYLRSGLLKNTPAWYDVVASVPPRTRFAREPRLLNPSNMKKLTELREQMGELNGKGLYKTRASSLDRKINTSKLYRAPKLQFFEDQLREVFYQQHPWEFSRPKMLVENDAEEEYDWSRIQQLGKPLDGESVVQRTLYLLKESPGKSVVEAYDQARFEFYRLRMQQEVEQQVAQEECEMFGSVYGTSAIDFGVEQEQKVIDVWKQKALEETDLLAARRANPSETWAAAEDEEGKKGPEDQNTEEIVL encoded by the coding sequence ATGAAAATACAGACCAATGCCGTCAATGTTCTAGAACGAACATCAGCTTATTTGAGATCGGGTTTGCTCAAGAATACGCCGGCTTGGTACGATGTGGTGGCATCTGTTCCACCTAGAACTAGGTTTGCTCGTGAGCCAAGGCTTTTGAACCCATCAaacatgaagaaattgacCGAACTGAGGGAACAGATGGGAGAGCTCAACGGAAAGGGGCTGTACAAGACGAGAGCAAGCAGTTTGGATCGGAAGATTAACACGAGCAAGCTTTACAGGGCTCCGAAATTACAATTTTTCGAGGACCAGCTGAGAGAGGTGTTTTATCAACAGCACCCATGGGAGTTCTCGAGACCTAAGATGCTTGTGGAAAATGACGCTGAGGAAGAGTATGATTGGAGCCGTATTCAACAGCTAGGGAAACCGTTGGACGGCGAAAGCGTGGTCCAAAGGACTTTATATTTGCTGAAGGAGAGTCCGGGCAAAAGCGTAGTGGAGGCATACGACCAAGCGAGGTTCGAGTTTTATCGTCTAAGGATGCAGCAAGAAGTGGAGCAACAGGTGGCCCAGGAAGAATGCGAGATGTTTGGCTCTGTGTACGGTACTTCAGCCATCGACTTTGGTGTCGAGCAGGAGCAGAAAGTCATCGACGTGTGGAAGCAAAAGGCATTGGAGGAGACCGATCTGCTGGCGGCGAGACGCGCAAACCCATCGGAAACATGGGCAGCAGCGGAGGATGAGGAAGGTAAGAAGGGCCCTGAGGATCAGAACACGGAAGAGATTGTCCTATGA
- the FAP1 gene encoding Fap1p (ancestral locus Anc_2.288): protein MVSTELNSHSLVLEFSEDDSDFSTDSRLEDGVSDVTDEHEMAYYERAVVEIARGDKYICMICTVEMDYSCKMYACEGCYRVFDFECIREWALKSTKKTAERIWKCPNCYRVNSRVPPSGRPTCWCGKVVNPEPNPLDPNSCGQTCDAPICPHGCSKQCHLGPHPQCERTSTIRCRCGKHSKEVFCYDLSSMKGRHKFECRETCGLPLACGIHTCEKLCHSGLCGPCPAKLYSKDEEHRIRCYCGLESKDSIECKNVKVAGELSKNKAGDSWIGAFSCSRKRKLEYRCHKHSFVQACVPSPSISGTLPCPYSPKLLKTCPCGRTPLKDLGSPRKACTSPIPNCDSICGKKLACGKHTCPFRCHDGPCMDPCSQIEVRRCACHQRLFSVSCQFQGEPRCNIKCESLMSCRRHRCTERCCSGRPDAERRRKIAYSSRELLDESLVESQHICLKECNLTLSCGIHKCQMKCHPGKCPPCLESDSNDMVCPCGKTVVEAPVRCGTKLPPCRYPCIRVVEGVSSCAHRPTPHACHSLAEPCPPCTAIVFKPCKCGKRTKVRTLCFQNDVSCGTTCNKQLENCPHLCQKSCHLPGECQKSCKQICNRQRTHCQHKCPLRCHGNSECPDLPCTVVVPVTCQCGLTESFVTCGANSEAVSSQATAVLPCTEECEIHKRHLQLKEAFGISDCSDPVSRARTESCESLALTATTFEQLELPYSEQALGTFARQQAWCAQIEETLNKFMNDDEKTSLHFKPMKPAQRLFVRHLAKSYNLYSESQDPEPKRSVFIKKLDNGSSIIPKIRLADSLVIYQSFKQMEKEKKAQRMESQTTTRLINFPSVEEAKLKRAENNAFMLTNLSAGTAEEDLVRLFAEHLKPTLVKNPLFKVVKSRKTAYIYPEDYTDISANVERDLEALVGHFDYICKECFIGDGVELCHIDVSTFEEPAE from the coding sequence ATGGTGTCGACGGAATTGAACAGCCACTCGCTGGTTCTAGAGTTTTCCGAGGATGATAGCGACTTCAGCACAGATTCCAGGCTAGAGGACGGCGTCAGCGACGTGACCGATGAACATGAGATGGCATATTACGAGAGGGCTGTTGTGGAAATTGCCCGCGGTGATAAGTACATTTGTATGATTTGCACTGTGGAGATGGATTACAGTTGCAAAATGTATGCGTGTGAGGGCTGTTACCGAGTTTTCGACTTCGAGTGTATTCGAGAGTGGGCGTTGAAGTCTACAAAGAAGACGGCTGAGAGGATATGGAAGTGTCCCAATTGCTACCGAGTGAATAGCAGGGTGCCGCCTAGCGGCAGACCGACCTGCTGGTGTGGAAAAGTGGTGAATCCGGAGCCAAATCCGCTGGATCCAAATTCGTGTGGTCAGACGTGTGACGCCCCGATATGCCCCCACGGCTGCTCCAAGCAGTGCCATTTGGGACCTCACCCGCAATGCGAGCGAACGTCGACTATCAGATGCCGATGTGGGAAGCATTCGAAGGAGGTTTTCTGCTATGACTTGAGTTCTATGAAGGGCAGACACAAGTTCGAATGCCGGGAAACATGCGGTCTCCCGTTGGCTTGCGGAATTCATACTTGTGAGAAACTATGTCATTCAGGTCTGTGCGGACCGTGTCCTGCAAAGCTATACAGTAAGGATGAAGAGCATAGGATTAGATGCTACTGTGGATTAGAATCCAAAGATTCGATCGAATGTAAAAACGTCAAGGTCGCCGGAGAGCTTTCTAAGAACAAAGCTGGAGACTCGTGGATAGGTGCGTTTTCGTGCAGCCGCAAACGGAAACTCGAGTATCGCTGCCATAAGCACTCGTTTGTGCAGGCTTGCGTTCCATCGCCTTCTATTTCTGGCACACTGCCGTGTCCGTATTCGCCTAAACTGCTCAAGACGTGTCCTTGTGGTCGGACGCCATTAAAAGACCTGGGAAGCCCCAGGAAAGCTTGCACTTCTCCCATACCGAACTGTGATTCCATCTGCGGTAAGAAATTGGCTTGTGGTAAGCATACATGTCCCTTCAGATGTCACGACGGACCATGTATGGATCCGTGCTCTCAAATTGAGGTCAGGCGCTGTGCATGTCATCAAAGGCTCTTCTCAGTGTCTTGCCAGTTCCAAGGTGAGCCTCGATGCAATATCAAATGTGAGTCTCTCATGTCTTGCCGTCGTCATAGATGTACAGAAAGATGCTGCTCTGGTCGTCCTGACGCCGAAAGAAGACGAAAGATCGCCTATAGCTCGCgggagctgctggatgagtCTTTGGTTGAGTCTCAGCACATCTGCCTCAAGGAATGCAATTTGACTCTATCATGTGGCATTCATAAGTGTCAAATGAAATGCCATCCAGGCAAGTGTCCACCCTGTTTGGAGAGTGATTCAAATGATATGGTTTGCCCATGTGGAAAGACCGTCGTCGAAGCGCCAGTACGTTGCGGTACCAAATTACCGCCCTGCAGATATCCTTGTATCCGAGTGGTCGAAGGAGTGTCTTCCTGTGCACATAGGCCAACGCCTCATGCGTGTCATTCACTGGCTGAACCCTGCCCTCCATGCACTGCTATCGTGTTCAAACCGTGTAAGTGTGGTAAGAGGACAAAGGTGAGAACTCTTTGCTTCCAGAACGACGTATCCTGTGGAACAACCTGCAATAAACAATTGGAAAACTGTCCTCACCTGTGTCAGAAGAGCTGTCATTTACCAGGTGAATGCCAAAAGAGCTGTAAGCAAATTTGCAATAGACAACGTACTCATTGCCAGCACAAGTGTCCTCTACGTTGCCATGGTAACAGCGAATGCCCCGATTTACCTTGTACTGTCGTCGTACCTGTGACGTGTCAATGTGGGTTGACCGAGTCCTTTGTCACCTGTGGAGCCAATTCTGAAGCCGTCAGCAGTCAGGCTACTGCAGTTCTTCCTTGTACCGAAGAGTGCGAGATTCATAAAAGGCATCTGCAATTGAAAGAGGCGTTTGGCATAAGCGATTGTAGTGATCCTGTATCTCGAGCTAGGACAGAATCCTGTGAGAGCCTTGCTCTGACTGCAACAACTTTTGAACAGCTGGAACTACCTTACAGTGAACAAGCCTTGGGAACTTTCGCAAGACAACAGGCATGGTGTGCCCAAATTGAGGAGACATTGAATAAGTTTATgaatgacgatgagaagacTTCCTTACATTTCAAACCAATGAAGCCAGCACAAAGGCTATTTGTCCGGCATTTGGCCAAATCTTATAACCTTTACTCAGAATCGCAGGATCCTGAGCCTAAAAGGTCGGTATTTATCAAGAAACTGGACAACGGCAGCTCGATTATTCCCAAGATTCGCTTAGCTGATTCTCTAGTGATATACCAATCTTTCAAACAGATggaaaaggagaagaaagcgcAAAGAATGGAGTCGCAAACGACCACGAGGCTCATCAACTTTCCATCAGTAGAGGAAGCAAAGCTCAAGCGTGCCGAGAATAATGCGTTCATGTTAACGAACCTCTCTGCAGGCACAGCTGAAGAGGATCTAGTGCGCCTCTTTGCGGAGCACCTAAAGCCCACTCTTGTCAAGAATCCACTGTTCAAGGTGGTGAAATCGAGAAAGACTGCGTACATCTACCCCGAGGATTACACTGACATCAGCGCCAATGTGGAACGCGATCTAGAAGCTCTGGTAGGCCATTTCGATTATATCTGTAAAGAGTGCTTCATCGGCGACGGCGTTGAGCTTTGCCACATTGATGTGAGCACCTTTGAAGAACCTGCCGAGTGA
- the LYS12 gene encoding homoisocitrate dehydrogenase (ancestral locus Anc_2.287) — MLRSTVGRLVARRAYASAPKSMTIGLIPGDGIGKEVIPAGKQILEKLTGKHGLSFDFIDLQAGWGTFQETGKALPQETVQVLKNQCQGALFGAVQSPTTKVEGYSSPIVALRKELGLFANVRPVKSVEGTKDRPVDMVIVRENTEDLYIKVEKTYVDEATGTRVAEATKRISEVATRKIATIALDIALQRLKTNGHATLTVTHKSNVLSQSDGLFREICKDVYESNKDKYGQVSYNEQIVDSMVYRMFREPECFDVVVAPNLYGDILSDGAAALVGSLGVVPSANVGPEIVIGEPCHGSAPDIAGKGISNPIATIRSTGLMLQFLGHNEPAQDIYRAVDANLREDKIKTPDLGGNSTTQEVVDDILSKL; from the coding sequence ATGCTGAGAAGCACTGTAGGTAGACTGGTCGCTCGTCGGGCGTATGCTTCTGCACCAAAATCTATGACAATCGGGTTGATCCCAGGTGATGGTATCGGTAAGGAAGTGATCCCAGCTGGCAAGCAAATCTTGGAGAAATTGACCGGTAAACACGGTTTGAGTtttgatttcatcgattTGCAGGCTGGTTGGGGTACTTTCCAGGAAACCGGTAAGGCTCTGCCTCAGGAGACTGTTCAGGTTTTGAAAAACCAGTGTCAGGGTGCTCTATTTGGTGCTGTGCAATCACCTACGACCAAGGTGGAAGGTTATTCGTCGCCAATTGTGGCGCTGAGAAAGGAACTGGGCCTGTTCGCTAACGTTCGTCCAGTCAAATCTGTCGAGGGCACCAAGGACAGACCAGTCGATATGGTTATCGTCAGGGAGAACACGGAGGATCTGTATATCAAGGTGGAGAAGACTTATGTGGACGAAGCGACCGGAACTAGGGTCGCTGAAGCCACCAAAAGGATCTCAGAGGTTGCAACCAGAAAGATCGCTACTATTGCACTCGATATCGCTCTGCAGAGGTTGAAAACCAATGGTCATGCAACTTTGACAGTCACTCACAAGTCCAATGTTCTATCGCAGAGTGATGGTCTATTCAGAGAGATTTGCAAGGACGTCTATGAAAGCAATAAAGACAAGTACGGCCAAGTTTCCTATAACGAACAAATTGTCGACTCTATGGTCTACAGAATGTTCAGAGAGCCGGAGTGCTTCGACGTTGTGGTGGCTCCTAATCTATACGGTGACATTCTCTCGGACGGTGCGGCTGCTCTAGTCGGGTCCCTAGGTGTTGTTCCAAGTGCAAACGTAGGCCCAGAAATCGTGATTGGTGAACCTTGTCACGGTTCGGCACCAGATATCGCCGGTAAAGGCATCTCCAACCCAATTGCTACAATCAGGTCCACAGGTCTCATGTTGCAATTCTTGGGCCATAACGAACCTGCTCAGGATATCTACAGGGCCGTCGACGCTAATTTGAGAGAAGACAAGATCAAAACTCCAGATTTAGGCGGTAACTCTACCACTCAAGAAGTGGTTGATGACATTTTGTCGAAATTGTAA